A single window of Salvia splendens isolate huo1 chromosome 6, SspV2, whole genome shotgun sequence DNA harbors:
- the LOC121808146 gene encoding U3 snoRNP-associated protein-like EMB2271 — protein sequence MKGRRKNLKKRPSNPAKGSNNKKRFSSLADDSFFEATDQKRHRKFENDEEIKSSDEEVESGSEAEAEDKEEEIEETPAEKRKRLADAFLEKLRAKEREKDEDEESEDGEGRREREGERDTLIAKILQQDQLEESGRVRRALASRVHKPETSEGFRILVKHRQAVTCVALSEDDSRGFSASKDGAIVHWDVETGKSEKYLWPSDEVLKAHGMKAPQGRAKKHSKQVLAMAVSSDGGYLATGGLDRHVHLWDVRTRQHLQAFPGHKGPVSCLTFRQGTAELFSGSFDRSIKIWNAEDRTYISTLFGHQSEVLTIDSLRKERVLTVGRDRTMHLWKVPEESQLVFRAPASSLECCCFINNDDFLSGSDDGNVELWNVLRKKPVHIVKNAHVSFGEPKSDQINLEGLSNGHKENDVQDLLRHGSTALSWVNSVAVCRSSDLAASGAGNGLVRLWAIENESKGIRPLFELPLDGFVNSLAFAKSGKFLIAGVAQEPRLGRWGRAASAKNGVALHPLKLS from the exons ATGAAGGGCAGAAGGAAAAATCTGAAGAAGAGACCGTCCAATCCTGCCAAGGGTAGTAACAATAAGAAGCGTTTCTCTTCCCTCGCTGATGATTCGTTTTTCGAAGCCACTGATCAGAAGCGGCACCGAAAATTCGAAAACGACGAAGAGATTAAGAGCAGTGACGAAGAAGTAGAGTCCGGTTCCGAGGCAGAGGcggaagataaagaggaggagaTTGAGGAGACGCCGGCAGAGAAGCGGAAGAGGCTGGCCGACGCCTTTTTGGAGAAGCTCAGGGCGAAGGAGAGGGAAAAAGATGAAGATGAGGAATCTGAGGATGGTGAAGGGCGGAGGGAGAGGGAAGGGGAGAGGGATACGCTTATCGCTAAGATTTTGCAGCAGGATCAACTCGAAGAGAGTGGCCGCGTTAGACGAGCTCTTGCTTCTAG AGTTCACAAGCCAGAAACGAGTGAGGGATTTCGAATCCTAGTAAAGCACAGGCAAGCTGTCACTTGTGTGGCTCTATCTGAGGATGACTCGAGAGGATTTTCGGCTTCAAAGGATGGTGCCATTGTTCACTGGGATGTGGAGACTGGGAAGTCCGAAAAGTACCTCTGGCCATCTGATGAAGTTTTGAAGGCTCATGGTATGAAGGCCCCGCAAGGTCGAGCTAAGAAACACAGTAAACAGGTTCTAGCAATGGCTGTTAGCTCGGACGGCGGGTATTTAGCTACTGGAGGCCTTGATCGGCATGTTCATCTGTGGGACGTCCGTACACGCCAGCACCTTCAG GCTTTTCCGGGGCATAAAGGACCTGTTTCTTGCTTAACATTTAGACAAGGTACTGCAGAACTCTTCTCCGGCTCATTTGACCGCTCTATCAAGATTTGGAATGCAGAAGATAGGACTTACATAAGCACACTATTTGGTCACCAGAGTGAAGTTTTGACCATTGACAGTTTGCGAAAAGAACGTGTATTGACTGTTGGACGTGACCGTACCATGCATTTGTGGAAG GTACCAGAAGAATCACAATTAGTATTTCGAGCTCCAGCATCATCACTAGAGTGCTGTTGCTTTATTAATAATGACGATTTCTTGTCGGGTTCCGATGATGGAAATGTTGAGCTCTGGAATGTGCTACGCAAGAAGCCTGTCCATATTGTAAAGAATGCACACGTCTCATTTGGTGAACCCAAGTCTGATCAGATTAATTTGGAAGGACTGTCTAATGGCCATAAAG AAAATGATGTCCAAGATTTATTGAGACATGGTTCAACTGCTCTTTCCTGGGTCAACTCGGTGGCTGTCTGTAGAAGCAGTGATCTTGCTGCTTCAGGAGCTGGAAACGGATTAGTGCGCCTTTGGGCAATTGAAAATGAATCTAAAGGCATTCGTCCTTTATTTGAGCTCCCCTTG GATGGATTTGTCAATTCGTTGGCATTTGCCAAGTCTGGAAAGTTCCTAATTGCTGGTGTTGCTCAG GAACCTCGGTTAGGAAGGTGGGGACGTGCTGCTTCTGCTAAAAATGGAGTTGCATTGCATCCTTTGAAGCTGTCATGA